In one Andrena cerasifolii isolate SP2316 chromosome 2, iyAndCera1_principal, whole genome shotgun sequence genomic region, the following are encoded:
- the Cdgapr gene encoding GTPase-activating protein CdGAPr isoform X1, whose protein sequence is MPGPAQERPRAQRLTDIEPQTAKGLGCNRTDDFSTPVSSGSNMGSIARFPKLDECAHFHYEHVELSSLEVSLSEGSNESDSYAVRVTSGDACWTLQRSYDNFVMFDKQLHRCIFDRKFSSLAKLPDTRAKNTCDILGDYLSRFSQLNHEGLNCGPVLNWLQLDNRGRRILVPESDSCPINTPAVAAAYAVRPYVAQAPDEISFQVGDMISVIDMPPPGESTWWRGKHGFAVGFFPAECVAVIGDKVPRHLTVSTTVRSKLPVKPVLRKHGKLIAFFRSFILNRPSRRRLKQSGILKERVFGCDLGEHLLNSGQDVPTVLTCCAEFIENHGLVDGIYRLSGVTSNIQRLRNAFDEDRVPALHSDESILQDIHSVASLLKMYFRELPNPLCTYQLYSTFVSAVQANTDAERLRRMRDTVRKLPPPHYRTLEYLMRHLVRVAARGAETGMTPRNVAIVWAPNLLRCKELEVGGVAALQGVGVQAVVTEFLVCYAELIFGDGPVGRPKSLAITTSARLLSLEEARNRSLRGEPDYIEVGAGPAGLPLHYHTVIELPRKRNGSKRSPSLNWRALFGRGGLGARGKARQVGTPPQTETVPSSLNSLRRLRPVKSADSLDGEDSVGPLLGPPPARPCGHSRSVSHDSYFDHLADGPNATSPLDLSEIQLNFDLEEREMRMFSEEESGGVASVEASPRRQRTEGAQNAGTTGGSKRKRSRLEERLQCDVELRFIDSQSPDQVMVSADVHSMDTPSPLPTPGYLPLLSEASTPLTPATLHGTPHSTSPIPANSPRISFRSFTLPLEIDDEQSNAGKLNRTSVSSDKSSDPSHRLSVSLEGRSSAKSCERITTYDKHVDLYDGKESSTVQKAPKGSAAVESDVADQEMTPCDRLASHPNDTQLSKIASPRKDAGSRSSSCPIDESKSSNSGSRDTLDVRKRDTRNKPISSQNDDAMAGNSNAHRNELPGLPLSSATDQDSPMSYEQTEDLPDSGFVICDSSDKMFTNTETPQMASNTNDSGEWVIIEGTGSITTPTSESSSPKDPLEGTVNPALATDGPQLRSMSENVSRTSLDLTMGSTVDTDTSCIGVSDLTESPVLPQESGEMNFDVADNRELDEHESTAQRTPGAFDGQTNYTLVDSGNNFSNIVRSPMHDQENGNQKICTVSITDIRLNQKSGGMGHEVTTCYAQLDNRNENPSKKEALDREHESIENSQRTSRNLDFQHQDIRRSLQLHPKPQFQGGDRRSFSSQSNKNLDLDLSLTNNDNKKQRSQSQKLEKCQSFEYVSAKEPTQNSQQHKQFPPRGEEASKCNNVKSTQPQEHAEVMIPSENAAEPSEIAHPPEGASETTSLNSSCTFSNASSPVDDSIVLRDTAAILQELALQRLSGGIVGDLSIPPRRRYETESNKDRRSFDSEIGREIVRERKMRQELDTARGKSEEPPMNSQHLPPCLRARHARTSRTSFSRSLDEAKFNKMTEEASLPVKQGSEDAQHSSTPNVGTGSNSSGNSDKTHLKNLGGLDLGDPQCRERIEKYKEERRTFLRDKYRSESFRGMMSKAEDDGEQALLARNWSGEGLNCNIHAKIIEREWYNDI, encoded by the exons AACACCTGCGATATACTCGGGGACTATTTGAGCAGGTTCTCCCAATTGAATCACGAAGGCCTAAACTGCGGCCCCGTGTTAAATTGGCTGCAGCTAGACAACAGGGGGCGAAGAATCCTCGTGCCAGAGTCAGACTCATGCCCTATTAACACCCCAGCCGTGGCTGCGGCTTACGCAGTCAGGCCTTACGTGGCTCAGGCACCGGATGAGATCTCCTTTCAG GTTGGGGACATGATTTCTGTAATAGACATGCCTCCGCCAGGGGAAAGCACATGGTGGCGCGGGAAGCATGGATTCGCGGTGGGATTTTTTCCAGCCGAGTGCGTAGCTGTGATCGGGGACAAAGTTCCACGGCACCTGACCGTGTCGACGACAGTTAGATCGAAGCTGCCCGTGAAACCGGTGCTGAGGAAGCACGGAAAGTTGATCGCCTTCTTCAGGTCGTTTATTCTAAACAGACCATCCAGGAGGAGGCTGAAGCAGTCGGGGATCTTGAAGGAGCGGGTGTTCGGTTGTGATTTAGGGGAGCATCTCTTGAACTCCGGCCAGGACG TGCCCACCGTTCTAACGTGCTGCGCCGAGTTCATCGAGAACCACGGCCTGGTCGATGGTATATACCGTCTGAGCGGCGTGACATCCAACATCCAGAGATTAAGAAACGCGTTCGACGAGGACCGTGTTCCCGCGTTGCATTCCGATGAAAGTATCCTGCAAGACATCCATTCGGTGGCGTCCCTGTTGAAGATGTACTTCAGAGAGCTACCGAATCCACTCTGTACATACCAGCTTTATTCTACTTTCGTTAGCGCGGTCCAGGCCAACACGGACGCGGAGAGGTTGAGGCGGATGAGGGACACCGTTAGAAAATTACCACCACCCCACTACAG AACCCTGGAGTATCTGATGCGCCATTTAGTTAGAGTGGCAGCTCGTGGCGCGGAGACCGGCATGACGCCACGCAACGTCGCCATAGTGTGGGCACCGAACCTGCTGAGGTGCAAGGAGCTGGAAGTCGGCGGCGTGGCGGCACTGCAGGGCGTTGGCGTGCAGGCGGTCGTTACGGAGTTTCTGGTCTGCTACGCGGAATTAATCTTCGGCGATGGACCCGTGGGAAGGCCGAAATCGTTAGCCATTACGACGTCCGCGAGATTGCTCAGCTTGGAGGAGGCACGGAACAGGAGCCTGCGGGGGGAGCCCGACTACATAGAAGTGGGCGCTGGTCCAGCTGGGTTACCGTTGCATTACCACACGGTCATAGAGCTGCCGCGAAAGAGAAATGGCTCGAAGCGCTCGCCCTCGTTGAACTGGAGGGCTTTGTTCGGCAGAGGTGGCCTGGGTGCCAGGGGTAAAGCGAGACAAGTTGGCACGCCACCTCAAACAGAAACGGTGCCAAGTTCCTTAAACTCCTTGCGACGATTGAGACCGGTGAAAAGCGCCGACAGCTTGGACGGCGAGGACAGCGTGGGCCCTCTTCTAGGACCCCCGCCAGCCAGGCCGTGCGGCCACAGTCGATCGGTATCCCACGACTCCTATTTCGATCACCTGGCGGACGGTCCCAATGCCACGTCGCCCCTGGATCTGTCCGAGATACAGCTGAACTTCGATCTGGAGGAACGGGAGATGAGGATGTTCTCCGAGGAAGAGAGCGGGGGAGTGGCGTCTGTGGAGGCGTCCCCGCGAAGGCAGAGAACCGAAGGGGCGCAGAACGCTGGTACCACCGGCGGATCGAAGAGGAAGAGGTCCCGATTGGAGGAGAGACTGCAGTGCGACGTCGAGTTGCGCTTCATCGATAGCCAAAGTCCTGATCAG GTGATGGTGTCCGCGGACGTTCACAGCATGGACACTCCGTCTCCTTTACCCACGCCAGGGTACCTTCCACTGTTGTCCGAAGCCTCGACACCGCTGACGCCTGCTACGTTGCACGGGACACCGCACTCCACGTCACCCATACCAGCCAACAGTCCTAGGATAAGTTTCCGTAGCTTCACCTTACCGTTAGAGATCGACGACGAGCAGAGTAACGCGGGCAAACTGAACAGAACTAGCGTGTCTTCCGATAAATCATCCGACCCTAGTCATAGGTTATCCGTAAGCTTAGAGGGGCGGAGTAGCGCTAAGTCCTGTGAGAGGATAACAACGTACGACAAGCATGTAGATTTGTACGACGGCAAAGAGTCTTCCACGGTTCAGAAGGCTCCGAAGGGATCAGCCGCGGTGGAGTCGGACGTGGCCGACCAGGAGATGACACCTTGCGACAGGCTGGCGTCTCACCCTAACGACACACAGCTCAGCAAAATAGCGTCACCGCGCAAGGACGCGGGAAGTAGATCTAGCTCCTGTCCCATCGACGAGAGCAAGTCGTCCAACAGCGGCAGCAGGGACACCTTGGACGTGCGGAAGCGCGATACCCGAAACAAGCCTATCAGTTCACAAAACGACGACGCCATGGCTGGGAATTCAAACGCACACAGAAACGAATTACCCGGACTGCCGTTATCCAGCGCGACCGATCAAGATTCCCCGATGTCCTACGAGCAAACCGAGGATCTGCCTGACTCCGGTTTCGTGATCTGTGACAGCTCCGACAAGATGTTCACCAATACGGAAACACCGCAGATGGCGTCTAACACCAACGATTCAGGCGAATGGGTGATAATCGAGGGAACAGGCTCGATCACGACACCCACTAGTGAATCGAGCAGTCCTAAAGATCCTCTGGAAGGCACGGTGAATCCTGCGCTAGCGACAGACGGGCCGCAGTTGCGATCGATGTCGGAGAACGTCTCCAGGACTTCCTTGGATCTGACAATGGGCTCGACCGTGGACACCGATACATCCTGTATCGGCGTCAGCGACCTCACGGAAAGCCCTGTTCTACCCCAGGAATCTGGAGAGATGAACTTTGACGTCGCCGACAACAGAGAGCTGGACGAGCACGAGAGTACCGCGCAAAGAACACCAGGGGCTTTCGATGGTCAGACGAACTACACCCTGGTCGATTCGGGGAACAACTTCTCGAACATCGTTCGTTCCCCCATGCACGACCAGGAGAACGGGAATCAGAAGATCTGCACGGTCAGCATAACGGACATTCGTCTGAACCAGAAGTCCGGTGGGATGGGGCACGAGGTGACAACGTGCTACGCCCAGCTGGATAACAGGAACGAGAATCCATCGAAGAAAGAAGCTCTCGACAGGGAACACGAGTCTATCGAAAACTCTCAGCGCACCTCAAGAAACCTGGACTTCCAGCACCAAGACATCCGACGCTCCCTGCAGCTGCACCCGAAACCACAGTTCCAGGGTGGCGATCGTCGCTCGTTCTCCAGCCAGTCTAACAAGAACCTGGATCTCGATCTATCTTTAACGAATAATGACAATAAGAAGCAACGCTCCCAGAGCCAGAAGCTGGAAAAGTGCCAAAGCTTCGAGTACGTCTCAGCAAAGGAGCCGACTCAGAACAGTCAGCAGCACAAACAGTTCCCGCCGCGCGGCGAGGAGGCTTCCAAGTGCAACAACGTGAAGAGCACGCAGCCGCAGGAGCACGCCGAGGTGATGATACCGTCGGAGAACGCAGCTGAGCCCAGCGAAATAGCTCACCCTCCGGAGGGTGCGTCCGAAACCACCTCCCTCAACTCCTCCTGCACGTTTTCAAACGCATCGTCGCCAGTGGACGACTCGATAGTGCTCCGCGACACAGCCGCCATACTGCAGGAGCTTGCGTTGCAGAGACTGTCCGGTGGCATTGTAGGGGATCTCTCCATTCCACCTAGAAGGAGGTACGAAACGGAGAGCAACAAGGACAGGAGGAGCTTCGACTCGGAGATCGGCCGTGAAATAGTCCGCGAGCGTAAGATGAGGCAGGAGTTGGACACCGCTAGGGGAAAGTCCGAGGAGCCGCCGATGAATTCTCAACATCTACCGCCTTGCTTGAGGGCCCGCCACGCTAGGACCTCGCGTACGTCATTCAGTCGTTCGCTGGACGAGGCCAAGTTCAATAAAATGACAGAGGAAGCATCGTTGCCGGTGAAACAGGGCAGCGAGGACGCGCAGCATAGCTCCACGCCGAATGTTGGCACCGGCTCGAACAGCTCTGGTAATTCCGATAAGACGCACCTGAAGAACCTTGGCGGCCTGGATCTGGGCGATCCCCAATGCAGAGAAAGGATAGAAAAGTACAAAGAGGAGAGAAGGACGTTCTTGAGGGACAAATATAGGTCGGAAAGCTTCCGTGGGATGATGTCGAAGGCGGAGGACGATGGAGAACAGGCGCTTCTGGCTAG GAACTGGAGTGGCGAAGGGTTAAATTGTAATATCCATGCAAAGATAATCGAGCGCGAgtggtataatgatatttaa
- the Cdgapr gene encoding GTPase-activating protein CdGAPr isoform X5, translated as MGSIARFPKLDECAHFHYEHVELSSLEVSLSEGSNESDSYAVRVTSGDACWTLQRSYDNFVMFDKQLHRCIFDRKFSSLAKLPDTRAKNTCDILGDYLSRFSQLNHEGLNCGPVLNWLQLDNRGRRILVPESDSCPINTPAVAAAYAVRPYVAQAPDEISFQVGDMISVIDMPPPGESTWWRGKHGFAVGFFPAECVAVIGDKVPRHLTVSTTVRSKLPVKPVLRKHGKLIAFFRSFILNRPSRRRLKQSGILKERVFGCDLGEHLLNSGQDVPTVLTCCAEFIENHGLVDGIYRLSGVTSNIQRLRNAFDEDRVPALHSDESILQDIHSVASLLKMYFRELPNPLCTYQLYSTFVSAVQANTDAERLRRMRDTVRKLPPPHYRTLEYLMRHLVRVAARGAETGMTPRNVAIVWAPNLLRCKELEVGGVAALQGVGVQAVVTEFLVCYAELIFGDGPVGRPKSLAITTSARLLSLEEARNRSLRGEPDYIEVGAGPAGLPLHYHTVIELPRKRNGSKRSPSLNWRALFGRGGLGARGKARQVGTPPQTETVPSSLNSLRRLRPVKSADSLDGEDSVGPLLGPPPARPCGHSRSVSHDSYFDHLADGPNATSPLDLSEIQLNFDLEEREMRMFSEEESGGVASVEASPRRQRTEGAQNAGTTGGSKRKRSRLEERLQCDVELRFIDSQSPDQVMVSADVHSMDTPSPLPTPGYLPLLSEASTPLTPATLHGTPHSTSPIPANSPRISFRSFTLPLEIDDEQSNAGKLNRTSVSSDKSSDPSHRLSVSLEGRSSAKSCERITTYDKHVDLYDGKESSTVQKAPKGSAAVESDVADQEMTPCDRLASHPNDTQLSKIASPRKDAGSRSSSCPIDESKSSNSGSRDTLDVRKRDTRNKPISSQNDDAMAGNSNAHRNELPGLPLSSATDQDSPMSYEQTEDLPDSGFVICDSSDKMFTNTETPQMASNTNDSGEWVIIEGTGSITTPTSESSSPKDPLEGTVNPALATDGPQLRSMSENVSRTSLDLTMGSTVDTDTSCIGVSDLTESPVLPQESGEMNFDVADNRELDEHESTAQRTPGAFDGQTNYTLVDSGNNFSNIVRSPMHDQENGNQKICTVSITDIRLNQKSGGMGHEVTTCYAQLDNRNENPSKKEALDREHESIENSQRTSRNLDFQHQDIRRSLQLHPKPQFQGGDRRSFSSQSNKNLDLDLSLTNNDNKKQRSQSQKLEKCQSFEYVSAKEPTQNSQQHKQFPPRGEEASKCNNVKSTQPQEHAEVMIPSENAAEPSEIAHPPEGASETTSLNSSCTFSNASSPVDDSIVLRDTAAILQELALQRLSGGIVGDLSIPPRRRYETESNKDRRSFDSEIGREIVRERKMRQELDTARGKSEEPPMNSQHLPPCLRARHARTSRTSFSRSLDEAKFNKMTEEASLPVKQGSEDAQHSSTPNVGTGSNSSGNSDKTHLKNLGGLDLGDPQCRERIEKYKEERRTFLRDKYRSESFRGMMSKAEDDGEQALLARNWSGEGLNCNIHAKIIEREWYNDI; from the exons AACACCTGCGATATACTCGGGGACTATTTGAGCAGGTTCTCCCAATTGAATCACGAAGGCCTAAACTGCGGCCCCGTGTTAAATTGGCTGCAGCTAGACAACAGGGGGCGAAGAATCCTCGTGCCAGAGTCAGACTCATGCCCTATTAACACCCCAGCCGTGGCTGCGGCTTACGCAGTCAGGCCTTACGTGGCTCAGGCACCGGATGAGATCTCCTTTCAG GTTGGGGACATGATTTCTGTAATAGACATGCCTCCGCCAGGGGAAAGCACATGGTGGCGCGGGAAGCATGGATTCGCGGTGGGATTTTTTCCAGCCGAGTGCGTAGCTGTGATCGGGGACAAAGTTCCACGGCACCTGACCGTGTCGACGACAGTTAGATCGAAGCTGCCCGTGAAACCGGTGCTGAGGAAGCACGGAAAGTTGATCGCCTTCTTCAGGTCGTTTATTCTAAACAGACCATCCAGGAGGAGGCTGAAGCAGTCGGGGATCTTGAAGGAGCGGGTGTTCGGTTGTGATTTAGGGGAGCATCTCTTGAACTCCGGCCAGGACG TGCCCACCGTTCTAACGTGCTGCGCCGAGTTCATCGAGAACCACGGCCTGGTCGATGGTATATACCGTCTGAGCGGCGTGACATCCAACATCCAGAGATTAAGAAACGCGTTCGACGAGGACCGTGTTCCCGCGTTGCATTCCGATGAAAGTATCCTGCAAGACATCCATTCGGTGGCGTCCCTGTTGAAGATGTACTTCAGAGAGCTACCGAATCCACTCTGTACATACCAGCTTTATTCTACTTTCGTTAGCGCGGTCCAGGCCAACACGGACGCGGAGAGGTTGAGGCGGATGAGGGACACCGTTAGAAAATTACCACCACCCCACTACAG AACCCTGGAGTATCTGATGCGCCATTTAGTTAGAGTGGCAGCTCGTGGCGCGGAGACCGGCATGACGCCACGCAACGTCGCCATAGTGTGGGCACCGAACCTGCTGAGGTGCAAGGAGCTGGAAGTCGGCGGCGTGGCGGCACTGCAGGGCGTTGGCGTGCAGGCGGTCGTTACGGAGTTTCTGGTCTGCTACGCGGAATTAATCTTCGGCGATGGACCCGTGGGAAGGCCGAAATCGTTAGCCATTACGACGTCCGCGAGATTGCTCAGCTTGGAGGAGGCACGGAACAGGAGCCTGCGGGGGGAGCCCGACTACATAGAAGTGGGCGCTGGTCCAGCTGGGTTACCGTTGCATTACCACACGGTCATAGAGCTGCCGCGAAAGAGAAATGGCTCGAAGCGCTCGCCCTCGTTGAACTGGAGGGCTTTGTTCGGCAGAGGTGGCCTGGGTGCCAGGGGTAAAGCGAGACAAGTTGGCACGCCACCTCAAACAGAAACGGTGCCAAGTTCCTTAAACTCCTTGCGACGATTGAGACCGGTGAAAAGCGCCGACAGCTTGGACGGCGAGGACAGCGTGGGCCCTCTTCTAGGACCCCCGCCAGCCAGGCCGTGCGGCCACAGTCGATCGGTATCCCACGACTCCTATTTCGATCACCTGGCGGACGGTCCCAATGCCACGTCGCCCCTGGATCTGTCCGAGATACAGCTGAACTTCGATCTGGAGGAACGGGAGATGAGGATGTTCTCCGAGGAAGAGAGCGGGGGAGTGGCGTCTGTGGAGGCGTCCCCGCGAAGGCAGAGAACCGAAGGGGCGCAGAACGCTGGTACCACCGGCGGATCGAAGAGGAAGAGGTCCCGATTGGAGGAGAGACTGCAGTGCGACGTCGAGTTGCGCTTCATCGATAGCCAAAGTCCTGATCAG GTGATGGTGTCCGCGGACGTTCACAGCATGGACACTCCGTCTCCTTTACCCACGCCAGGGTACCTTCCACTGTTGTCCGAAGCCTCGACACCGCTGACGCCTGCTACGTTGCACGGGACACCGCACTCCACGTCACCCATACCAGCCAACAGTCCTAGGATAAGTTTCCGTAGCTTCACCTTACCGTTAGAGATCGACGACGAGCAGAGTAACGCGGGCAAACTGAACAGAACTAGCGTGTCTTCCGATAAATCATCCGACCCTAGTCATAGGTTATCCGTAAGCTTAGAGGGGCGGAGTAGCGCTAAGTCCTGTGAGAGGATAACAACGTACGACAAGCATGTAGATTTGTACGACGGCAAAGAGTCTTCCACGGTTCAGAAGGCTCCGAAGGGATCAGCCGCGGTGGAGTCGGACGTGGCCGACCAGGAGATGACACCTTGCGACAGGCTGGCGTCTCACCCTAACGACACACAGCTCAGCAAAATAGCGTCACCGCGCAAGGACGCGGGAAGTAGATCTAGCTCCTGTCCCATCGACGAGAGCAAGTCGTCCAACAGCGGCAGCAGGGACACCTTGGACGTGCGGAAGCGCGATACCCGAAACAAGCCTATCAGTTCACAAAACGACGACGCCATGGCTGGGAATTCAAACGCACACAGAAACGAATTACCCGGACTGCCGTTATCCAGCGCGACCGATCAAGATTCCCCGATGTCCTACGAGCAAACCGAGGATCTGCCTGACTCCGGTTTCGTGATCTGTGACAGCTCCGACAAGATGTTCACCAATACGGAAACACCGCAGATGGCGTCTAACACCAACGATTCAGGCGAATGGGTGATAATCGAGGGAACAGGCTCGATCACGACACCCACTAGTGAATCGAGCAGTCCTAAAGATCCTCTGGAAGGCACGGTGAATCCTGCGCTAGCGACAGACGGGCCGCAGTTGCGATCGATGTCGGAGAACGTCTCCAGGACTTCCTTGGATCTGACAATGGGCTCGACCGTGGACACCGATACATCCTGTATCGGCGTCAGCGACCTCACGGAAAGCCCTGTTCTACCCCAGGAATCTGGAGAGATGAACTTTGACGTCGCCGACAACAGAGAGCTGGACGAGCACGAGAGTACCGCGCAAAGAACACCAGGGGCTTTCGATGGTCAGACGAACTACACCCTGGTCGATTCGGGGAACAACTTCTCGAACATCGTTCGTTCCCCCATGCACGACCAGGAGAACGGGAATCAGAAGATCTGCACGGTCAGCATAACGGACATTCGTCTGAACCAGAAGTCCGGTGGGATGGGGCACGAGGTGACAACGTGCTACGCCCAGCTGGATAACAGGAACGAGAATCCATCGAAGAAAGAAGCTCTCGACAGGGAACACGAGTCTATCGAAAACTCTCAGCGCACCTCAAGAAACCTGGACTTCCAGCACCAAGACATCCGACGCTCCCTGCAGCTGCACCCGAAACCACAGTTCCAGGGTGGCGATCGTCGCTCGTTCTCCAGCCAGTCTAACAAGAACCTGGATCTCGATCTATCTTTAACGAATAATGACAATAAGAAGCAACGCTCCCAGAGCCAGAAGCTGGAAAAGTGCCAAAGCTTCGAGTACGTCTCAGCAAAGGAGCCGACTCAGAACAGTCAGCAGCACAAACAGTTCCCGCCGCGCGGCGAGGAGGCTTCCAAGTGCAACAACGTGAAGAGCACGCAGCCGCAGGAGCACGCCGAGGTGATGATACCGTCGGAGAACGCAGCTGAGCCCAGCGAAATAGCTCACCCTCCGGAGGGTGCGTCCGAAACCACCTCCCTCAACTCCTCCTGCACGTTTTCAAACGCATCGTCGCCAGTGGACGACTCGATAGTGCTCCGCGACACAGCCGCCATACTGCAGGAGCTTGCGTTGCAGAGACTGTCCGGTGGCATTGTAGGGGATCTCTCCATTCCACCTAGAAGGAGGTACGAAACGGAGAGCAACAAGGACAGGAGGAGCTTCGACTCGGAGATCGGCCGTGAAATAGTCCGCGAGCGTAAGATGAGGCAGGAGTTGGACACCGCTAGGGGAAAGTCCGAGGAGCCGCCGATGAATTCTCAACATCTACCGCCTTGCTTGAGGGCCCGCCACGCTAGGACCTCGCGTACGTCATTCAGTCGTTCGCTGGACGAGGCCAAGTTCAATAAAATGACAGAGGAAGCATCGTTGCCGGTGAAACAGGGCAGCGAGGACGCGCAGCATAGCTCCACGCCGAATGTTGGCACCGGCTCGAACAGCTCTGGTAATTCCGATAAGACGCACCTGAAGAACCTTGGCGGCCTGGATCTGGGCGATCCCCAATGCAGAGAAAGGATAGAAAAGTACAAAGAGGAGAGAAGGACGTTCTTGAGGGACAAATATAGGTCGGAAAGCTTCCGTGGGATGATGTCGAAGGCGGAGGACGATGGAGAACAGGCGCTTCTGGCTAG GAACTGGAGTGGCGAAGGGTTAAATTGTAATATCCATGCAAAGATAATCGAGCGCGAgtggtataatgatatttaa